One Candidatus Nitrososphaera evergladensis SR1 genomic window carries:
- a CDS encoding DUF790 family protein codes for MLAAPLLRVRTTRNGSIVPLFCTRDEETGLAKRLIQEFEAAWKKRERKAELDDRIAEVESEYNRDFKLVRGLCALLERRCTFESATVSTATTISAATTNVTLVEPAAVRKALFEESSRRGFALTDMERKEIIDIVASRLHLSADAIASIMWSDLDDNLILEKFDAIDAKSLVGWYNLALVQTLLFNCTKLEFSVSGGLNWKRILRRVKRLGLMYYLQQEDHDKSRKRIVCSIEGPLSLFRLTDRYGTALARLLPSIVVLSKGSEWRINAWIMRRTMEGKRTLYEFNLSDSEAPSLLTDPFYYYYNNNNEGSKRGEELQLSPDYFDSAVEEKFARRFEAAAAAGWKLVREPDPLIVSDGRALIPDFMFEKYGKRVYLEIVGFWTPEYLERKLKKLADIIIGNYNAGQATDLFIALNKDLACSNAVLSSLSFHLIPKERLILYGSDAVPIKPVLDYLKSIDKETAEQSISNPNLKAELDRAKDVISIDEIVIENKESNCPSPLPPEVVMKIALRDHGDRYMEVAGTHLISKEKAGRLESLLACIIKFTDACAVLAQNEIPELCQAELVSKLGYDVVWQSMDPGSAVIVKKRNEKKESDAA; via the coding sequence ATGCTAGCTGCGCCTCTGCTCAGGGTCAGGACGACGAGGAACGGATCCATTGTTCCATTGTTTTGCACCCGGGATGAAGAGACAGGTCTGGCCAAAAGGCTGATCCAAGAGTTTGAAGCGGCATGGAAAAAAAGGGAAAGAAAGGCCGAGCTTGACGACAGGATAGCCGAAGTAGAATCTGAATACAACAGAGATTTCAAGCTCGTACGGGGGCTGTGCGCGCTTCTTGAAAGAAGATGCACTTTTGAAAGCGCGACCGTATCGACAGCAACGACAATTAGTGCCGCCACTACTAATGTCACCCTTGTCGAGCCGGCTGCAGTCAGAAAAGCATTGTTTGAAGAATCGTCAAGGCGCGGGTTTGCGCTAACAGACATGGAAAGAAAAGAGATCATCGATATAGTTGCATCAAGGTTGCACCTCTCTGCAGATGCCATTGCAAGCATCATGTGGAGTGACCTGGATGACAACCTGATTCTTGAGAAATTCGATGCGATTGACGCAAAATCGCTGGTAGGATGGTACAACCTAGCGCTGGTCCAGACCTTGCTTTTCAATTGCACAAAGCTAGAGTTTTCTGTTTCCGGCGGGCTGAACTGGAAGCGCATTTTGAGGAGGGTGAAAAGGCTCGGCCTGATGTATTATTTGCAGCAAGAAGATCATGACAAGAGCAGAAAAAGAATTGTCTGCTCGATCGAAGGACCCCTGAGCCTTTTCAGGCTGACCGACAGGTATGGAACAGCCCTTGCAAGGTTGCTTCCATCAATCGTCGTTCTGTCCAAAGGAAGCGAATGGCGCATCAACGCCTGGATCATGCGAAGGACGATGGAAGGAAAAAGGACGCTGTACGAGTTCAACCTGTCAGATTCCGAGGCTCCGTCGCTGCTGACGGATCCGTTCTATTATTATTACAACAATAATAATGAAGGCAGCAAGAGGGGAGAAGAACTGCAGCTTTCCCCGGACTATTTTGACAGTGCTGTTGAAGAAAAATTTGCGCGCAGGTTTGAAGCTGCCGCAGCGGCAGGCTGGAAGCTGGTAAGGGAGCCCGATCCCCTGATTGTATCTGACGGCAGGGCCCTTATCCCCGATTTCATGTTTGAAAAGTATGGCAAAAGAGTGTACCTTGAAATTGTCGGGTTCTGGACACCAGAATACCTGGAAAGAAAGCTAAAGAAACTTGCAGACATTATCATTGGCAACTATAACGCAGGGCAAGCAACAGACCTGTTTATCGCGCTGAACAAGGACCTGGCGTGCTCTAATGCAGTGTTGTCGTCGCTTTCCTTCCACCTGATCCCAAAAGAGAGGCTGATACTTTATGGAAGCGATGCAGTGCCCATAAAGCCCGTGCTGGATTATTTAAAGTCCATTGACAAAGAAACTGCAGAGCAGAGCATCAGCAACCCCAACCTGAAGGCAGAGCTTGACCGCGCCAAGGACGTTATCTCGATTGACGAGATTGTTATCGAGAATAAAGAAAGCAATTGTCCTTCTCCCTTGCCTCCAGAAGTTGTAATGAAGATTGCATTACGAGATCATGGCGACAGGTACATGGAAGTGGCAGGAACGCACCTGATATCAAAGGAAAAGGCGGGCAGGCTAGAGTCTCTTCTAGCATGCATCATCAAGTTTACAGACGCGTGCGCAGTCCTTGCCCAGAACGAGATTCCAGAATTGTGCCAGGCAGAACTTGTGTCAAAGCTTGGCTATGACGTAGTGTGGCAGAGCATGGATCCAGGTTCGGCAGTCATTGTAAAAAAGAGGAACGAGAAAAAAGAGAGCGATGCTGCCTGA
- a CDS encoding tyrosine-type recombinase/integrase yields MIDSDAIYNYTGKLKAIQRQFKGKEAKLVSDFLNALSDHGLSKGRITYYACRLPKIMKWFRKRRIALKDATKEDCKQCLRDVNSSGDYGGETKSAYAKTLKRLIHFAKTSEIGEKKEGQDYVQEVAWIRPTAYLKQGEKQEIKPSDILTYQELEMLVEAVNKISRYPVRDSAMVICMYEGAFRSGELLRMAIGGVLFKDKVAVISTTGKTGSKTVPLLLSYKPLLEWLQQHPEKDNPDAAVWMGMTRRKVLHYQYLRNLVKDAARQAGIKKKVWNYLLRHTRLTDVARKHPDQILKKYENWKGNTRMVEVYIHLSESDLEDAVLREHGLQQEEKEEKLTLKKCPRCGEGNTIGVKRCVKCGFIIDEQLAMKTVQEEQDVFGSLSKRIERQEEVQDKILEVLGSIARDVEGMKAAEEDDITTST; encoded by the coding sequence GTGATAGACAGTGACGCCATCTACAACTACACTGGCAAGTTAAAGGCTATACAGCGGCAGTTCAAGGGAAAGGAGGCGAAGTTGGTCTCCGATTTCCTGAACGCACTCTCCGACCATGGGTTGAGCAAGGGCAGGATAACGTACTATGCCTGCAGGCTCCCCAAGATAATGAAGTGGTTCAGAAAGCGTCGCATAGCCCTAAAGGATGCAACGAAGGAAGATTGCAAGCAGTGCCTGAGAGATGTGAACAGCTCTGGCGACTATGGAGGAGAGACCAAGTCCGCGTACGCAAAGACCCTGAAGCGGCTGATACACTTTGCCAAGACGTCTGAGATAGGCGAGAAGAAGGAGGGCCAAGACTATGTGCAGGAAGTTGCTTGGATAAGACCTACTGCCTACCTGAAGCAGGGAGAAAAGCAAGAGATCAAGCCCTCAGACATTCTGACCTATCAGGAACTTGAGATGCTGGTCGAAGCGGTGAACAAGATCAGCCGGTATCCTGTAAGAGACAGCGCCATGGTCATCTGCATGTACGAAGGAGCGTTTAGGTCCGGCGAACTGCTCAGGATGGCAATTGGAGGGGTTCTTTTCAAGGACAAGGTGGCGGTGATATCGACAACTGGAAAGACAGGAAGCAAGACGGTGCCTCTGCTTCTCTCCTACAAACCTCTGCTAGAATGGCTACAGCAACACCCGGAGAAGGATAACCCTGATGCGGCCGTCTGGATGGGAATGACAAGGAGAAAAGTATTGCATTACCAGTACCTCCGGAACCTGGTCAAAGATGCAGCCAGACAAGCTGGAATCAAGAAGAAGGTTTGGAACTACCTCCTTCGGCACACGAGGCTGACAGACGTGGCAAGGAAGCACCCTGACCAGATACTGAAAAAGTACGAGAACTGGAAGGGTAACACTAGGATGGTGGAAGTGTACATCCACCTTTCAGAATCAGACCTTGAGGACGCGGTGTTAAGAGAGCACGGACTGCAGCAAGAAGAGAAGGAAGAAAAGTTAACACTGAAAAAGTGCCCAAGGTGTGGAGAGGGAAACACCATAGGTGTAAAAAGATGCGTTAAATGCGGTTTTATTATCGATGAGCAGCTGGCGATGAAAACAGTGCAGGAAGAACAGGATGTGTTTGGCAGCTTGAGCAAGCGGATAGAGCGGCAGGAAGAGGTTCAAGATAAGATACTCGAAGTGCTCGGTTCCATTGCAAGAGATGTCGAAGGGATGAAGGCGGCAGAGGAGGACGATATAACCACTAGCACTTAG
- a CDS encoding AAA family ATPase: protein MKPLILAFAGRIGSGKSTLSKEISEKMKWRRISFGDYVRSVASDRNLDHSRETLQQLGEALIVELGWKPFCKAVLDFGNWDPSEPLIVDGVRHLEALNAIKDIVYPARVALIFITLPEAERLERIERRDGVGRVGLTAVDSHSTESQVGFQLVELADLKVDGSTPVDKLVAQVTSFLQTV, encoded by the coding sequence TTGAAGCCCTTGATTTTAGCTTTCGCCGGGAGGATAGGAAGCGGAAAATCGACACTATCGAAAGAGATCTCTGAGAAAATGAAATGGCGTCGAATAAGCTTTGGTGACTATGTCAGAAGTGTGGCATCCGATCGCAACCTTGATCACTCGAGAGAAACATTACAACAACTTGGAGAGGCTCTGATAGTTGAGCTCGGGTGGAAACCATTTTGTAAAGCAGTCTTAGATTTCGGAAATTGGGATCCATCAGAACCATTAATTGTTGACGGTGTTCGGCATCTTGAGGCGTTGAATGCGATTAAGGATATTGTCTATCCTGCAAGGGTAGCTCTTATTTTTATTACTTTACCAGAAGCTGAGCGTCTGGAGAGGATCGAAAGACGTGACGGTGTTGGAAGAGTTGGATTGACTGCAGTCGACTCGCACTCCACGGAAAGTCAAGTAGGTTTTCAACTTGTTGAGTTGGCGGATCTGAAAGTAGATGGAAGTACGCCCGTGGATAAATTAGTCGCGCAAGTTACATCGTTTCTCCAAACCGTGTAG
- a CDS encoding ASCH domain-containing protein: MREWSLNVLISPSWSADIHTELVRFLSTSVSEDNYWGQYLTPLLKKRSDLPFSLHLAVLVEPYLQFILEGKKTVESRFSSHRVAPYQKVANGDVILLKRSGGPIMGICEVTEVWYYRLDPRSWLDIKREFTNYLCVQDPSFWSDRKHASFATLMRIDKVATLGPLFIEKKDRRGWVILYNRQKNNPLVLDI, encoded by the coding sequence ATGAGAGAATGGAGTTTGAACGTTTTGATTAGTCCTTCTTGGTCTGCCGATATTCACACAGAATTAGTTAGATTTCTCTCCACGTCAGTAAGTGAAGATAACTATTGGGGGCAGTACTTGACGCCACTACTGAAAAAGCGATCCGATCTCCCTTTCTCACTTCATCTAGCCGTCCTTGTTGAACCCTACCTTCAATTCATCCTTGAAGGAAAGAAGACTGTTGAGTCTAGATTTTCCTCACATCGCGTCGCTCCGTACCAGAAGGTGGCGAATGGTGACGTGATATTATTAAAGCGTTCTGGTGGCCCTATTATGGGCATTTGTGAGGTTACCGAAGTTTGGTACTATCGTTTAGATCCTCGTTCATGGCTTGATATCAAGAGGGAATTTACTAACTATTTATGTGTGCAGGATCCGAGTTTTTGGTCGGACAGGAAACATGCCTCTTTCGCCACGCTAATGAGGATAGATAAGGTAGCAACTCTCGGACCTCTTTTTATTGAAAAGAAAGATCGCAGAGGCTGGGTAATCCTATACAATAGGCAAAAAAATAATCCTTTGGTGCTTGACATTTGA
- a CDS encoding radical SAM protein produces MGSEQEVDLSEAPNCGGLGRIRHFKIETSTGWPSNPLPIAPACKALNLPMQDVMRAQVFQNGACNWRCWYCFVPFNLLSADVERSRWVSASDLVNLYLNENDRPSVIDLSGGQPDLIPEWTPWMMEELIARGLQDSVYLWSDDNLSNDYFWRYLSGEQLELVRGYKNYGRVCCFKGFDRESFSFNTLADPDLFDFQFELIRKFIELGIDTYAYVTLTSPADTDRISLKVRNFVDKLQQVHTNLPLRTIPLEIAIFSPVKSRITTSNNDAISRALTNQEVAIQEWNNELRRRYSDNELARPITQVILG; encoded by the coding sequence TTGGGTTCAGAACAAGAAGTGGATCTAAGTGAGGCCCCAAACTGCGGTGGTTTAGGTAGGATCCGTCATTTCAAAATTGAGACTTCTACAGGATGGCCAAGCAATCCTCTTCCAATTGCACCCGCCTGCAAGGCTCTAAATCTTCCCATGCAGGACGTGATGCGTGCACAAGTATTTCAGAATGGGGCGTGTAATTGGAGATGTTGGTATTGTTTCGTGCCGTTCAACTTACTCTCAGCGGATGTTGAACGGTCAAGATGGGTCTCAGCATCTGACCTTGTGAATTTATACTTAAATGAAAATGATAGGCCGAGCGTTATAGATCTAAGTGGAGGACAGCCAGACCTTATTCCAGAATGGACACCTTGGATGATGGAAGAGCTCATTGCAAGAGGACTGCAAGATTCCGTCTACTTATGGTCTGACGATAACCTTAGTAATGATTACTTTTGGAGGTATCTTAGCGGCGAGCAATTAGAACTGGTGCGTGGATACAAGAATTACGGCAGGGTATGTTGCTTCAAGGGATTTGATAGGGAGTCATTTTCATTTAACACTCTGGCAGATCCTGATCTCTTTGATTTTCAATTCGAACTTATTCGCAAGTTCATTGAGTTGGGTATTGACACATATGCATATGTGACACTAACATCTCCCGCAGATACGGATCGCATTTCACTAAAAGTCCGGAATTTTGTAGACAAGCTCCAACAAGTCCACACTAACTTGCCACTAAGAACGATTCCACTTGAAATTGCAATTTTCAGCCCTGTAAAATCCAGAATAACAACATCCAATAATGACGCTATTAGTCGTGCATTAACAAATCAAGAGGTGGCTATCCAAGAATGGAATAATGAACTTAGACGTAGATATTCTGACAATGAACTTGCACGACCCATAACTCAAGTAATCTTGGGCTAG
- a CDS encoding DUF4186 family protein, with protein MLRMEAFRLGYWERDIERKIVESAKKKGLGMLRQEAENRLRKYVNKCSNENPWDGRQTPLEGNIIYYSQHATATCCRKCIEAWHGINRNHPLSDEEIQYLVGLMMYYVEKKLPALAVEASDDINAKEKDKK; from the coding sequence ATGCTTAGGATGGAAGCTTTCCGGCTCGGTTATTGGGAGCGTGACATTGAACGAAAAATTGTTGAATCTGCGAAGAAAAAAGGTTTAGGCATGCTTCGACAGGAGGCTGAAAATCGGCTACGAAAGTATGTAAACAAATGCTCCAATGAAAACCCCTGGGATGGTAGACAGACTCCTCTCGAAGGAAACATAATCTACTATTCCCAACATGCAACTGCTACTTGTTGTAGAAAATGTATTGAGGCTTGGCATGGGATTAATAGGAATCATCCTCTTTCTGACGAGGAAATACAGTATCTTGTTGGCTTAATGATGTATTATGTCGAAAAGAAACTGCCCGCTCTAGCTGTTGAAGCCAGTGATGACATCAATGCAAAAGAGAAGGACAAAAAGTGA
- a CDS encoding XRE family transcriptional regulator produces the protein MRESEISGKIDPLLLKLGREAIQNQVEELQKELTEYEDLRQGGRLPLIELHSLEQLPRALIKARISLGLSQRELADRLNIAEQQIQRWESTEYSSASLGKIKEVLRALNMASPEGLQLTTGRVPLSSFFKRMERVGLDRNFIMDKILPSSLANYLAEKNVDSSESDLMGLQAALRIGRVFHWSPEEIFGDAELKLNTAVIPEVRFKLPKGRNELRVNAYTFYAHYLASIIAQATEQLPRKAIPKDPYVIHETIIAKSGSLSVASLTRFIWELGVPVIALDDPGAFHAACFNINNRNVIVLKQRTSSESRWMFDLLHEVWHAAQDSKQKIHIASDPGAPEYSSQEEIVANLFAAAVLLGKNPQRLAELCRDVSSGDRSRMKEAIRIVAEKEGVRADILANYVAFRYSMEGDDSLWGIAENLQRKITQDPKEIMLNIFLEYADLGSLSLPDLDLLQQAIRPGEQRDA, from the coding sequence TTGAGGGAATCTGAAATATCCGGTAAGATCGATCCCCTTCTTCTTAAGCTCGGTAGAGAGGCAATTCAGAACCAAGTTGAAGAACTTCAGAAAGAATTGACTGAGTATGAGGATCTTAGACAAGGCGGAAGACTTCCTCTGATAGAGCTGCATTCGCTTGAACAACTTCCACGAGCACTGATTAAAGCCCGAATTTCGTTGGGCCTTAGCCAAAGAGAATTGGCGGACAGATTGAATATTGCCGAACAACAGATTCAACGATGGGAATCTACAGAATATTCTTCTGCTAGTCTGGGCAAAATTAAGGAGGTCTTAAGAGCACTTAATATGGCAAGCCCTGAAGGACTTCAACTCACCACCGGTCGAGTTCCTCTATCCTCATTCTTCAAGAGAATGGAACGCGTTGGATTAGATCGAAACTTCATAATGGATAAGATATTGCCTTCATCATTGGCCAACTATCTAGCGGAAAAGAATGTTGATAGCTCCGAATCTGATTTAATGGGTCTTCAAGCTGCACTTCGTATTGGGAGAGTGTTCCACTGGTCTCCTGAGGAAATATTTGGAGATGCGGAACTTAAGTTAAATACGGCAGTAATACCTGAAGTTCGCTTTAAGTTACCGAAAGGTCGAAATGAACTACGTGTTAATGCATATACCTTCTATGCACATTACCTTGCTTCGATCATAGCACAGGCGACAGAACAATTGCCTAGGAAGGCTATTCCAAAGGATCCATATGTAATTCATGAGACAATAATTGCGAAGTCTGGATCGCTTAGTGTGGCGTCGCTCACCAGATTCATTTGGGAGCTAGGTGTTCCTGTTATAGCTTTAGACGACCCTGGCGCTTTTCACGCCGCGTGCTTCAATATCAATAACAGAAATGTCATTGTTCTAAAGCAGAGAACGTCATCTGAATCACGTTGGATGTTTGACTTGTTACATGAAGTCTGGCACGCCGCTCAAGATTCAAAGCAAAAAATTCACATTGCCTCGGACCCCGGCGCTCCTGAGTATTCTTCTCAAGAGGAGATAGTAGCTAACTTGTTTGCAGCTGCTGTCTTGCTTGGCAAGAATCCCCAAAGACTCGCCGAGTTATGTCGTGATGTCTCAAGTGGTGATAGGTCCAGAATGAAGGAGGCGATCAGGATTGTGGCAGAAAAAGAAGGCGTACGCGCGGATATCCTCGCAAATTATGTCGCTTTCCGTTATTCTATGGAAGGTGACGACAGCTTGTGGGGTATTGCTGAGAACTTACAGAGGAAAATTACCCAAGATCCTAAAGAAATAATGTTAAACATTTTTCTAGAATATGCTGATCTCGGATCGCTTTCTCTACCTGATCTTGATTTACTTCAACAAGCAATAAGGCCGGGGGAACAACGGGATGCATAA